The Athene noctua chromosome 26, bAthNoc1.hap1.1, whole genome shotgun sequence genome has a window encoding:
- the PAFAH1B2 gene encoding platelet-activating factor acetylhydrolase IB subunit alpha2, with the protein MESRGEPQPPNSMSRGDRNPAAVPHAAEDIQGDDRWMSQHNRFVLDCKDKEPDVLFVGDSMVQLLQQYEIWRELFSPLHALNFGIGGDTTGHVLWRLKNGELENIKPKVIVVWVGTNNHENTAEEVAGGIEAIVRLINTQQPQAKVIVLGLLPRGEKPNPLRQKNAKVNHLLKASLPKLPNVQLLDVDVGFVHSDGTISYHDMFDFLHLTGGGYAKICKPLHELIMQLLEETPEEKRAALA; encoded by the exons ATGGAGTCGCGGGGGGAGCCGCAGCCGCC GAACAGCATGAGCCGGGGGGACCGAAACCCAGCAGCGGTTCCACACGCCGCTGAGGATATTCAGGGGGACGACAGGTGGATGTCGCAG CACAATAGGTTTGTCCTGGACTGCAAGGACAAGGAGCCTGACGTGCTCTTCGTGGGTGACTCCAtggtgcagctgctgcagcagtacGAG ATATGGCGAGAGCTCTTCTCACCCCTTCATGCGTTGAATTTTGGGATTGGTGGAGACACCACGGGACACGTTCTATGGAGACTGAAGAACGGTGAACTGGAGAACATTAAACCGAAG GTCattgtggtttgggttggaacaaATAAccatgaaaacacagcagaagaagTAGCAGGTGGAATCGAGGCTATCGTGCGCCTGATAAACACCCAGCAGCCACAGGCCAAAGTGATTGTACTG GGCCTGCTACCTCGTGGAGAGAAGCCAAACCCGCTGCGGCAGAAGAACGCCAAGGTGAACCATCTGCTAAAAGCCTCGCTCCCCAAACTGCCCAACGTCCAGCTGCTGGACGTGGATGTTGGCTTCGTGCACTCGGACGGCACCATCTCCTACCACGACATGTTCGATTTCCTGCACCTGACGGGAGGGGGCTACGCCAAGATCTGCAAACCCCTCCACGAACTGATCatgcagctgctggaggagaccCCGGAGGAGAAACGAGCTGCCCTGGCCTGA